The Parus major isolate Abel chromosome 24, Parus_major1.1, whole genome shotgun sequence genome contains a region encoding:
- the SLC37A2 gene encoding glucose-6-phosphate exchanger SLC37A2 isoform X1 encodes MRAALAPGVRLLRALPRDSRYRGLTLVLTFLSYSSYHLSRKPISIVKSQLHPNCSALGPNPHNDSNSTTWCSWAPFDGDNYKELFGALDNAFLVAYAIGMFISGIFGERLPLRYYLSGGMLLSGFFTALFGLGYFWNIHVLWYFIVVQVCNGLVQTTGWPAVVACVGNWFGKGKRGLIMGIWNSHTSVGNILGSLIAGVWVSSAWGLSFVVPGIIITLAGIICFFFLVEYPEDVDCDPPLHHMASDDNPGGVTISEKDPEAVTSKEGPLSLSGQSSVDHSHNPKEPAEEPEAISFLGALRIPGVVEFSLCLLFAKLVSYTFLYWLPLYIVNVAHFGAKEAGDLSTLFDVGGILGGIFAGLISDYTGGRATTCCVMLVIAAPMLFLYNHVGQNGIGISIGMLIICGALVNGPYALITTAVSADLGTHESLKGNAKALSTVTAIIDGTGSVGAALGPLLAGLISPTGWNNVFYMLIAADVLACLLLVRVVVKEARGWCGYMARQRGSSVQLTESVMDGK; translated from the exons atgaGGGCAGCGCTCGCCCCCGGGGTTCGCCTGCTCCGCGCCCTCCCCCGGGACAGCCG cTATCGGGGGCTGACTCTGGTACTGACCTTCCTCTCCTACAGCAGCTACCACCTCTCCCGAAAACCCATCAGCATCGTCAAG agccagctgcaTCCCAACTGCTCAGCCTTGGGCCCAAACCCCCACAATGACTCCAACAGCACCACATGGTGCAGCTGGGCCCCCTTTG atggGGACAACTACAAGGAACTTTTTGGGGCGCTGGATAATGCCTTCCTGGTGGCCTACGCCATTGGGATGTTTATCAG cGGCATTTTTGGGGAGCGCCTCCCTCTGCGCTACTACCTGTCAGGGGGAATGTTGCTGAGCGGGTTCTTCACTGCCCTTTTTGGCCTTGGCTACTTCTGGAACATCCACGTCCTCTGGTACTTCATTGTCGTGCAG GTCTGCAATGGGCTGGTGCAGACGACCGGCTGGCCTGCTGTTGTGGCGTGTGTTGGCAACTGGTTTGGCAAAGGAAA GAGAGGTTTGATCATGGGCATCTGGAACTCGCACACCTCTGTTGGCAACATCTTAGGGTCGCTCATCGCCGGTGTCTGGGTTTCCTCTGCCTGGGGCCTGTCCTTTGTTGTGCCTGGCATCATCATCACCCTTGCAGGCATcatctgcttcttcttccttgTGGAGT ACCCTGAGGATGTTGACTGTGATCCACCTCTGCACCAC ATGGCCTCTGATGATAATCCTGGAGGAGTCACCATCAGTGAGAAGGATCCTGAAGCAGTCACCTCCAAAGAGGGCCCACTCAGCCTCTCAGGCCAGAGCAGTGTGGATCACTCCCACAACCCCAAGGAGCCAGCTGAGGAGCCTGAAGCCATCAGCTTCCTTGGGGCACTTCGGATACCT ggCGTGGTGGAGttctccctgtgcctgctcttTGCCAAGCTGGTGAGCTACACCTTCCTGTACTGGCTGCCCCTCTACATTGTCAACGTCG CTCATTTCGGTGCCAAGGAAGCCGGGGACCTGTCGACCCTCTTTGATGTCGGGGGTATTTTAG GGGGGATCTTTGCCGGCCTCATCTCTGACTACACTGGCGGCAGAGCCACCACGTGCTGCGTGATGCTGGTCATTGCTGCTCCCATG ctgttcctgtATAACCACGTGGGTCAGAACGGCATTGGCATATCAATAG GGATGCTGATCATCTGTGGTGCTCTGGTTAACGGGCCCTACGCGCTCATCACAACAGCGGTGTCGGCAGATTTG GGCACCCATGAATCTCTGAAAGGAAATGCCAAAGCCCTTTCGACTGTCACAGCCATCATTGATGGCACAGGATCTGTTG GTGCTGCGCTGGGGCCGCTGCTCGCGGGGCTCATCTCCCCCACAGGCTGGAATAACGTCTTTTACATGCTGATAGCAGCTGATGTCCTGGCTTGTCTG CTCCTTGTTCGTGTGGTGGTCAAAGAGGCCCGTGGCTGGTGCGGCTACATGGCGAGGCAGAGAGG CTCTAGTGTGCAGCTAACAGAGTCAGTGATGGATGGGAAGTAG
- the SLC37A2 gene encoding glucose-6-phosphate exchanger SLC37A2 isoform X2 → MRAALAPGVRLLRALPRDSRYRGLTLVLTFLSYSSYHLSRKPISIVKSQLHPNCSALGPNPHNDSNSTTWCSWAPFDGDNYKELFGALDNAFLVAYAIGMFISGIFGERLPLRYYLSGGMLLSGFFTALFGLGYFWNIHVLWYFIVVQVCNGLVQTTGWPAVVACVGNWFGKGKRGLIMGIWNSHTSVGNILGSLIAGVWVSSAWGLSFVVPGIIITLAGIICFFFLVEYPEDVDCDPPLHHMASDDNPGGVTISEKDPEAVTSKEGPLSLSGQSSVDHSHNPKEPAEEPEAISFLGALRIPGVVEFSLCLLFAKLVSYTFLYWLPLYIVNVAHFGAKEAGDLSTLFDVGGILGGIFAGLISDYTGGRATTCCVMLVIAAPMLFLYNHVGQNGIGISIGMLIICGALVNGPYALITTAVSADLGTHESLKGNAKALSTVTAIIDGTGSVGAALGPLLAGLISPTGWNNVFYMLIAADVLACLLLVRVVVKEARGWCGYMARQRGFKEF, encoded by the exons atgaGGGCAGCGCTCGCCCCCGGGGTTCGCCTGCTCCGCGCCCTCCCCCGGGACAGCCG cTATCGGGGGCTGACTCTGGTACTGACCTTCCTCTCCTACAGCAGCTACCACCTCTCCCGAAAACCCATCAGCATCGTCAAG agccagctgcaTCCCAACTGCTCAGCCTTGGGCCCAAACCCCCACAATGACTCCAACAGCACCACATGGTGCAGCTGGGCCCCCTTTG atggGGACAACTACAAGGAACTTTTTGGGGCGCTGGATAATGCCTTCCTGGTGGCCTACGCCATTGGGATGTTTATCAG cGGCATTTTTGGGGAGCGCCTCCCTCTGCGCTACTACCTGTCAGGGGGAATGTTGCTGAGCGGGTTCTTCACTGCCCTTTTTGGCCTTGGCTACTTCTGGAACATCCACGTCCTCTGGTACTTCATTGTCGTGCAG GTCTGCAATGGGCTGGTGCAGACGACCGGCTGGCCTGCTGTTGTGGCGTGTGTTGGCAACTGGTTTGGCAAAGGAAA GAGAGGTTTGATCATGGGCATCTGGAACTCGCACACCTCTGTTGGCAACATCTTAGGGTCGCTCATCGCCGGTGTCTGGGTTTCCTCTGCCTGGGGCCTGTCCTTTGTTGTGCCTGGCATCATCATCACCCTTGCAGGCATcatctgcttcttcttccttgTGGAGT ACCCTGAGGATGTTGACTGTGATCCACCTCTGCACCAC ATGGCCTCTGATGATAATCCTGGAGGAGTCACCATCAGTGAGAAGGATCCTGAAGCAGTCACCTCCAAAGAGGGCCCACTCAGCCTCTCAGGCCAGAGCAGTGTGGATCACTCCCACAACCCCAAGGAGCCAGCTGAGGAGCCTGAAGCCATCAGCTTCCTTGGGGCACTTCGGATACCT ggCGTGGTGGAGttctccctgtgcctgctcttTGCCAAGCTGGTGAGCTACACCTTCCTGTACTGGCTGCCCCTCTACATTGTCAACGTCG CTCATTTCGGTGCCAAGGAAGCCGGGGACCTGTCGACCCTCTTTGATGTCGGGGGTATTTTAG GGGGGATCTTTGCCGGCCTCATCTCTGACTACACTGGCGGCAGAGCCACCACGTGCTGCGTGATGCTGGTCATTGCTGCTCCCATG ctgttcctgtATAACCACGTGGGTCAGAACGGCATTGGCATATCAATAG GGATGCTGATCATCTGTGGTGCTCTGGTTAACGGGCCCTACGCGCTCATCACAACAGCGGTGTCGGCAGATTTG GGCACCCATGAATCTCTGAAAGGAAATGCCAAAGCCCTTTCGACTGTCACAGCCATCATTGATGGCACAGGATCTGTTG GTGCTGCGCTGGGGCCGCTGCTCGCGGGGCTCATCTCCCCCACAGGCTGGAATAACGTCTTTTACATGCTGATAGCAGCTGATGTCCTGGCTTGTCTG CTCCTTGTTCGTGTGGTGGTCAAAGAGGCCCGTGGCTGGTGCGGCTACATGGCGAGGCAGAGAGG GTTTAAGGAGTTTTGA